In one window of Brenneria goodwinii DNA:
- the pntA gene encoding Re/Si-specific NAD(P)(+) transhydrogenase subunit alpha: MRIGVPRERLTNEARVAATPKTVEQLLKLGFEVSIERGAGKLASFDDAAYAEAGASIADTAEIWQSDIVLKVNAPLEEEIELTRAGSTIISFIWPAQNPELLEKLASRQVTVLAMDSVPRISRAQSMDALSSMANIAGYRAIVEAAHEFGRFFTGQITAAGKVPPAKVMIIGAGVAGLAAIGAAGSLGAIVRAFDTRPEVKEQVKSMGAEFLELDFEEEAGSGDGYAKVMSEAFIKAEMELFAAQAKEVDIIVTTALIPGKPAPRLITKDMVLSMKPGSVIVDLAAQTGGNCELTVADQVTVTENGVKIIGYTDLPSRLPTQSSQLYGTNLVNLLKLLCKEKNGEIDVDFEDNVIRGVTVIKNGEVTWPAPPIQVSAQPQQAKPAAAVAKEAAKPASPWKKYAFIAIAILLFGWMANVAPKEFLSHFTVFALACVVGYYVVWNVSHALHTPLMSVTNAISGIIVVGALLQIGHGGWVSFFSFIAVLIASINIFGGFTVTQRMLKMFRKN; this comes from the coding sequence ATGCGTATTGGTGTTCCAAGAGAACGGTTGACCAATGAAGCAAGAGTCGCAGCAACGCCGAAAACGGTCGAACAGTTGCTGAAACTCGGCTTTGAGGTCTCGATAGAACGTGGGGCTGGGAAACTTGCCAGTTTTGACGACGCGGCTTATGCAGAAGCCGGCGCATCAATTGCGGATACCGCAGAAATCTGGCAATCCGATATTGTCCTGAAGGTCAATGCACCGCTAGAGGAGGAAATTGAACTCACCCGCGCGGGGAGTACGATTATCAGCTTTATCTGGCCTGCCCAGAATCCCGAGTTACTCGAAAAACTGGCCTCGCGTCAGGTGACGGTACTCGCAATGGATTCTGTCCCCCGAATCTCACGCGCCCAGTCGATGGATGCGCTCAGTTCAATGGCGAATATTGCGGGTTATCGCGCCATTGTAGAAGCCGCTCATGAATTTGGCCGTTTCTTTACGGGGCAGATTACCGCTGCCGGTAAAGTTCCGCCGGCTAAGGTCATGATTATCGGCGCCGGCGTTGCCGGTCTGGCGGCGATCGGCGCGGCAGGGAGCTTGGGTGCGATTGTCCGTGCGTTTGATACGCGTCCTGAAGTTAAGGAACAGGTCAAAAGTATGGGCGCCGAGTTCCTGGAACTCGACTTTGAAGAGGAAGCAGGCAGCGGCGACGGCTATGCCAAAGTCATGTCGGAAGCCTTTATCAAAGCGGAAATGGAACTGTTTGCCGCCCAGGCAAAAGAAGTGGATATCATTGTCACCACCGCGCTTATTCCGGGTAAACCCGCGCCACGCCTGATTACCAAAGATATGGTTCTGAGCATGAAGCCTGGCAGCGTGATTGTCGACCTGGCCGCGCAAACCGGCGGCAACTGCGAACTGACCGTCGCCGATCAGGTTACGGTGACGGAAAACGGCGTCAAAATTATCGGTTATACCGATCTGCCCAGCCGTCTGCCAACCCAGTCTTCCCAGCTTTACGGCACCAACCTGGTTAACCTGCTGAAGCTGTTATGCAAAGAGAAGAATGGCGAAATCGACGTTGATTTTGAAGACAACGTCATTCGTGGCGTAACGGTGATCAAAAATGGCGAAGTAACCTGGCCCGCGCCGCCGATTCAGGTGTCTGCCCAACCGCAACAGGCCAAACCCGCCGCCGCGGTCGCGAAAGAAGCAGCGAAACCGGCTTCGCCATGGAAGAAATATGCCTTCATCGCCATTGCGATCCTGCTGTTTGGCTGGATGGCGAATGTCGCGCCGAAAGAGTTTCTGTCTCACTTCACCGTATTCGCACTGGCTTGCGTGGTGGGGTACTACGTTGTGTGGAATGTTAGCCATGCACTGCACACGCCGTTGATGTCGGTAACGAATGCGATATCGGGGA